The Miscanthus floridulus cultivar M001 chromosome 7, ASM1932011v1, whole genome shotgun sequence genome includes a region encoding these proteins:
- the LOC136466613 gene encoding alpha-1,3-arabinosyltransferase XAT2-like, whose product MKSSLRSRQEPRRVSNGVIIGAMLLSLCVLSIVKARYCATSFGKAEDQLQEQMNSSIRMEPEESSPARTPGEEEQEEEEEDVAAATTTAPAVTKTPPAVTATGGKGGKGKPTCYMTSKRSERCDASGDIRVDGNRSAIYVSGIDREWKTKPYARYHDPVAMAHVREYTLKPLPAAAAPACTRNHSVPGFLFSNGGFSGNLYHDYTDVLVPLFISTHQFRGRVQFLLSGMKPWWVGKFTPFFKQLTKYDVIDVDNDQEVHCFPRIVVGATFHKDMGVDPRRSPGHVSVVGFKRALRRAFGLEREAASRGGATGHGKPRLLIISRRGSRRFLNEREMARAAAAAGFEVRVAEPDQHTDMATFAALVNSADVMVGVHGAGLTNMVFLPRGAVLIQVVPFGGLEWLTGVTFKDPAADMEVSYMDYNVKLEESSLIDQYPRNHQVLTDPYAVHKQGWDALKTAYLDKQNIRMDLDRFRATLREAMSRLPAP is encoded by the exons ATGAAGTCGTCGCTGAGGAGCCGGCAGGAGCCGCGGCGGGTCAGCAACGGCGTCATCATCGGCGCCATGCTGCTGTCCCTCTGCGTCCTCAGCATCGTCAAGGCCAGATactgcgccacctccttcg GCAAGGCCGAGGACCAGCTCCAGGAGCAGATGAACTCCAGCATCCGGATGGAGCCGGAGGAGTCGTCGCCGGCCAGGACGCCCGGAG aggaggagcaggaagaggaagaagaagatgtggccgccgccaccaccacagcGCCCGCGGTGACGAAGACGCCGCCGGCCGTCACGGCCACCGGCGGCAAGGGGGGCAAGGGCAAGCCGACGTGCTACATGACGAGCAAGCGGTCGGAGCGGTGCGACGCGTCAGGTGACATCCGGGTGGACGGGAACCGCTCCGCCATCTACGTCAGCGGGATAGACCGGGAGTGGAAGACCAAGCCGTACGCGCGCTACCACGACCCCGTGGCCATGGCCCACGTCCGCGAGTACACACTCAAGCCgctcccggcggcggcggcgccggcgtgcACCAGGAACCACTCCGTCCCCGGCTTCCTCTTCTCCAACGGCGGCTTCTCCGGCAACCTGTACCACGACTACACGGACGTGCTGGTGCCGCTGTTCATCAGCACGCACCAGTTCCGTGGCCGCGTGCAGTTCCTGCTCAGCGGGATGAAGCCGTGGTGGGTGGGCAAGTTCACCCCGTTCTTCAAGCAGCTCACCAAGTACGACGTCATCGACGTGGACAACGACCAGGAGGTGCACTGCTTCCCGCGGATCGTGGTCGGCGCCACCTTCCACAAGGACATGGGCGTGGACCCGCGCCGGTCGCCGGGCCACGTCTCCGTGGTGGGCTTCAAGCGCGCGCTGCGCCGCGCGTTCGGTCTGGAGCGCGAGGCGGCGTCCCGCGGCGGCGCCACGGGGCACGGGAAGCCACGCCTCCTCATCATCTCCCGCCGTGGCTCCCGCCGGTTCCTGAACGAGCGGGAGATGgcgcgggccgccgccgccgccgggttcGAGGTGCGGGTGGCGGAGCCCGACCAGCACACGGACATGGCGACGTTCGCGGCGCTGGTGAACTCGGCGGACGTGATGGTGGGCGTGCACGGCGCCGGGCTCACCAACATGGTGTTCCTGCCCCGCGGCGCCGTGCTCATCCAGGTGGTGCCGTTCGGCGGGCTGGAGTGGCTCACGGGCGTCACGTTCAAGGACCCCGCCGCGGACATGGAGGTGAGCTACATGGACTACAACGTGAAGCTGGAGGAGAGCTCGCTGATCGACCAGTACCCGAGGAACCACCAGGTGCTCACCGACCCCTACGCCGTGCACAAGCAGGGCTGGGACGCGCTCAAGACGGCCTACCTGGACAAGCAGAACATCCGGATGGATCTGGACAGGTTCAGGGCCACACTGCGGGAGGCGATGAGCCGGTTGCCGGCTCCGTGA